A single Tachypleus tridentatus isolate NWPU-2018 chromosome 9, ASM421037v1, whole genome shotgun sequence DNA region contains:
- the LOC143225954 gene encoding histone H1-like — protein sequence MADTPKGKASKPKKPKVAPTHPKVSVMVNTAITDLKERGGSSLQAIRKYIASHYKVDVEKLNPFIKKYLKTGVTNGTLTQTKGKGATGSFKVSTAGMKIKEKPVSKPPKKKAAAQKPVKPTKPAAQKKQKAAKKGAKKPAKPKAAKSPAKKSTAKAPKPKTPKKGKPAKKPAAKKGKK from the coding sequence atggcAGATACACCGAAAGGTAAGGCCAGCAAACCTAAGAAGCCAAAGGTTGCCCCAACCCATCCTAAAGTTTCTGTAATGGTTAATACTGCCATTACTGATTTGAAAGAGCGTGGCGGGTCGTCGCTACAGGCTATTAGAAAGTACATCGCTTCACACTACAAAGTAGATGTAGAAAAACTGAATCCTTTCATCAAGAAGTACTTGAAAACTGGAGTCACAAATGGCACCCTAACCCAGACTAAGGGAAAAGGTGCAACTGGGTCTTTTAAGGTTAGTACAGCCggtatgaaaataaaagaaaaaccagTGTCCAAACCACCCAAGAAAAAAGCTGCTGCTCAAAAGCCAGTCAAGCCCACCAAACCAGCTGCCCAAAAGAAGCAGAAGGCTGCTAAAAAAGGTGCAAAAAAACCTGCAAAGCCAAAAGCTGCAAAATCACCAGCTAAAAAGTCTACTGCAAAAGCTCCAAAACCGAAGACCCCAAAAAAGGggaagccagcaaagaaacctgcgGCCAAGAAGGGGAAGAAGTAA
- the LOC143225953 gene encoding uncharacterized protein LOC143225953, whose protein sequence is MVAFLMGLRGGFTEFPCYLCLWDSRDTTEHYNKKHWPQRTEFSVGRHNIKCEPLVDFQKVLVPPLYIKLGLIEQFVTALDKESAAFKYLRDFFPKLSEAKVKAGVFVGPQIKKILECTEFHNKLSRKEKSLRQLCRSGSGLLGQSQGQILCELAKAVVKNNSKTGCIMSLKVHILDAYLDKFKNMGVHSKEQGELFHQDILDFERPYQHDGRLYLGTDT, encoded by the coding sequence atggtagcattcCTAATGGGTCTCCGAGGAGGCTTTACcgagtttccctgttatctttgcctttgggacagcagggacaccacagaacactacaacaagaagcactggccacaacggaccgagttctctgtgggaaggcacaatatcaagtgtgagccactagtggacttcCAGAAGGTGTTGGTCCCACCActgtacataaaattgggtcttatagaacaatttgtcacagcgcttgataaggagtctgcagccttcaagtacctccgagacttctttcctaagctgtctgaggcaaaggtcaaagctggtgtttttgttgggccacaaataaagaagatcctggagtgcacagaattccatAATAAGCttagtaggaaggaaaaaagcttgaggcagctttgtcgcagtggttcggggcttcttgggcaatcacaaggacAAATATTATGTGAACTGGCTAAGGCTGTCGTAAAGAACAACAGTAAAACGGGCTGCAtaatgtccctgaaagtccatatccttgacgcttatcttgataaattcaaaaacatgGGAGTACACTCAAAGGAGCAAGGCGAGCTctttcaccaagatatactggactttgaacgcccctaccaacatgatgggagactatatttggggactgatacgtga